The sequence CAACATTGGCGTCATCAGCACCAcgatctaaccaactgagctgtgcaACTTCCACAAGCAGAAGGTCCAGAATAGAGCTATGGGTGAGCTGGAGTTCATGTCCCACCCAACTTTGCATGCAATGCCATTTTCTGATGTTGAAATGAAGATGGCATCCCTGGCTTATGTGCCACCCTGTGTAACCTAAAGATCTGGAACTGGGAAGCAAGCTTTTGAAATCCTGGCATGAAATCAAAACATGTTTTGAAATGTGTGGAACCAGTTGTGCACAGTcatgtttatttggttttcaatatcttaaataaaaatgttgcaCGTCTCTGCAAATGTGTCAGTCTCTCCTTTTCCCTCTGAGCTCTTTTTGCCATGTGAGCAGAAAGAACCAAAGGGTAAACCAGGCATTGGCAAACccagcccaccagatgtttttgacctacaactcccatgatccgtagcttgcaggaccagtggtcaggcatgatgggaattgtagtcccaaaagaattggagggccgagtttgcctgcgCCTGGCATAAATCATctgggcagctgttgttgcatacataaacagtttttTCCTGATCTTTGGGTACATTTGTCactgaggagggggaaaaaactatTTAATTCGTAATGTGCAAGTGCTCCCTAATGAACTACAGTACAGAGTGGATTATCTCCCTGTGGATGAGATGACAGTCCTGGAAAATGACCAAGTTAGAGAATGTTGTTATCTAAACCTTCAATGAATCAGGAGTTTTTTGTCAGTTCTGAAAACTACTGCAAACATGTCCTGTTCCTGGCTGCAGTTTCTCTCGCCCCCCACCCTAGATGGagccaatgcattttttaaatttcattgaTCTATGGGATAGTTGTGGTCTTATTTAAAATGCCCAAACTATGGCACACATTATCTTATTCTCTAATATTTGTAGGTATTCTGCATGTCTTTCATTTTTCACAAGTGAGGGAAAATTTGTGAACGGGTGCCAAAAACTCTGGAAGATTAAGGCATTACTATGGTGAGTTGctgtctttccttttccttctaggCATGTTAAATGAGAATTTAGGACAGAACCAGTTATAACTTTGTCTCCTGTAATAATATAATACATGTCTtgatagatcaggccaatggtccatctcgtCCGATACTCTTTGTTTCAAACAATGGTCGCCCGTCATAGACCGGCTCCCTGATGCCGCCATGAAACTGATGGCATTTCCCTTGCCTTGTAATTTGTCCTCAGCATCTGGTATACAGAGTTATACCTTCTCTGCATGTTGATGTTTCATTTTTATCTATCCTGGCTTATAGTTCGGGATACTTTGATCCACAGTCGGGGTGTGTGTTTCTAATGTAattccctattttattttttttatatatagtttttattagatttttcatttcaaaatattcatttagacaaccttaaatcattgacttcccttcttctctttctgtggttcattttgcatagcatacatccctgcatattttaaatgaactataccattcagtaatccattgttacacCATCAAAATTGGTTTACACTGTTgagtttatcttaatgctaccagcatatttaaatgtacacaattttcacccatataatTAGTAAACAGTTTCCAGTCTTCTTTCAATgaatattcttcttgttctcttattttctAACTCCCTTTTAAAGTTGTCTAATGGCCATTGTGTCACCTTGTGACAATAAAATTATACACGTTAATTATGTTTTTCATGGTGGTGGGGTGTTAGAGGACTTCCTAACCTTTGATGTAAATATATTGAGTTCTGTCTGAATTCAAGTGGCAATCCTAACTCTATCTGATCAGACAGAAGTAAATCGCTGGAGAAGTGCAGTCTGACTAAGTTGCATTTTCCAGACTTCTGCTCACATTATGATTAATATAAGTTCCATGGATTTTGGTGCTAGTTTCAGAGGTATGTATGTATGGGCTGATGATACTGAGAGCTACCCACAGTGGGCtacattaaaaaacacaataattgtatgtactctgtgtgtgtatgtattgggtgtagtatataagcaTGACTAAATCTGGATTGTTTTGTTGCTTGGTtggtggtgggggttttttgatGCTGCTTCTCACTTTTGTGTCTCCTATACAATTACTCATTGCATCCCTTCTGCCCTTCTCAAGTTTGAAATTTAATGGCTTCCAAGACCCATTCCCCTCTTCCCACTCCCTAACTTCTTCAACTCCCCCTCCTTGCAGTTTTTAGTTTCCTTCTAATATTGTGGGGGTTTTCCTGATTCTTATTTTCCTCATTATTGCTTAGCAGCCTTGTGGCTTCAGCAATAATACAAGATGTAAGCCTCAATATAAATTAATGCAACACTCTTGGATCAGGTGAGGCTATTTACTTCCAATCTGTTTTCCTGTTTCAGTTCCAGCTAAGCTCTTAGAGGGAGATAACATGGGCAGAAGAGAGAATGAGACTACCACAACAGAATTCATCCTGCTGGGCCTCTCTAGTAACCCTCAGACGAAGATCGCCCTCTTTGGCCTCTTTCTCCTCATCTACCTCATCACTGTGGTGGGCAacggtctcctcctgctgcttgctGTGGTGGACCCCTGCCTGCACacacccatgtacttcttccttggCAACctgtctttccttgacatctgctataCTACCAGCACCATCCCCCAGATGTTGGCTCATTGCCTGTCAGCCAAGACCACCATTTCCCATTCTGGCTGTTACGCCCAAATGTACATCTCCCTCTTCTTGGGGATGACAGAATGCTTCCTGCTGGCGATGATGTCCTATGACCGCTGGGTGGCTGTTTGCAACCCCCTGCGCTATAATATCATCATGAGCAATAACGTTTGCATTGCTATGGCAACCATTTCATGGGGCAGCTCCTTCCTGCTGATCCTGGTACCTTCTCTCACCTCACAGGCCTCTCTATGTGGGCATAATGTTATCAACCACATCACGTGTGAGGTCCAGGCTATGCTCAAGTTGGCCTGCTCAGATACTAGTGGAAACCAGGTGTCAATGTTTGCCACCAGCATCCTTACTCTGCTTCTTCCTTTTGGCTTCATCTTGGTCACCTATGCCCGTATTATCACCACCGTGTTGAAAATGCAATCCACAGAGAACAGGGCCAAGGCCTTCTCAACCTGTAGTTCACATCTCATGGTGGTCACCATATTCTATGGAACAGCCATGTCAATGTACTTACAGCCTCAGACCAAAACATCCTCAGATCTAGACAAATACGTTTCCTTATTCTATGGCACCGTCACACCCATGTTGAATCCACTGATCTATAGCTTAAGGAATAAGGATGTGAAACAAGCTTTCCGGAAAGtgacagggaggaagagagaccTCTGATACCTACCAGCCCCCTCCCTTTAATATCAGAAATGCTGGCCCTTTCTTTTGATGTATATTTTTGTATAGGTGCACATTTGTACTGGTCCCCGCAAGTGTCTTTTCGACTAATACTTTTGTGTCTAGAAAAACCTATAATTTGTCACCTAACGTCTTGAAAAATAGGAAAGTGAGGTTTATGGATAGTGAAATAACGAAACACAAACATTTCTGATGTCGAGCGCTGACTTTTGAGCTTGGGAATTCAGCTGTTGTGGAATTTTGAATGTTTGCCCTGGAGAAATGTAGTCACAGCATGAAGGACCTGAGCAAACAAATTCTAGAAGGGAACCTGTTTTAGTTTGTtgcaacaaaaacatcaaagactcttgtggcactttaaagactagcTTATTTCTTCTTAGGTTTCCATATATTCCTTCATTTTCCGATATCTGATGATATGGGCTAAAGTCCATTAAAGATTATGCCACAGGTCTGCACTTCCCTGGCCCATGTCCACGCACTTTCCATTTTTGTCCCTCCacattccccaggaaaacccagtccctactgctgaattggaacaaacagcaattcgggTTTTCCATGAATTGCcacttgctccaattcagtgtcaaagagcgggttttcatgggggaaatggtggggcaaaaataaatacatgcttGGACATGGACTGGAAAGCCCaaatctgtgcctagaaatgcagcaGAAAGGTAAGTGTTATGGAAACACAATTGTCTCAATTCAGCAGCTCcctcagaatcacagaattgtagagttggaagggactctgaggatcacctagtccaaccccctacaatgcaggaataggcagcggTCCCATAGGGGGATcaagcctgcaaccttggtgtcatcagcaccacgatct comes from Podarcis raffonei isolate rPodRaf1 chromosome 13, rPodRaf1.pri, whole genome shotgun sequence and encodes:
- the LOC128399448 gene encoding olfactory receptor 13H1-like, which gives rise to MGRRENETTTTEFILLGLSSNPQTKIALFGLFLLIYLITVVGNGLLLLLAVVDPCLHTPMYFFLGNLSFLDICYTTSTIPQMLAHCLSAKTTISHSGCYAQMYISLFLGMTECFLLAMMSYDRWVAVCNPLRYNIIMSNNVCIAMATISWGSSFLLILVPSLTSQASLCGHNVINHITCEVQAMLKLACSDTSGNQVSMFATSILTLLLPFGFILVTYARIITTVLKMQSTENRAKAFSTCSSHLMVVTIFYGTAMSMYLQPQTKTSSDLDKYVSLFYGTVTPMLNPLIYSLRNKDVKQAFRKVTGRKRDL